A genome region from Myroides fluvii includes the following:
- a CDS encoding SbcC/MukB-like Walker B domain-containing protein, whose amino-acid sequence MIPITLTLEGFYSYQEKQVIDFTQLIQAGLFGIFGKVGSGKSSILEAISFGLYGESERLNARDNRAYNMMNLKSDRMSIDFEFFNFKEKKYRIYREFKRNSKRFDDVKRGDAVLYQWKEEQWIPLPDLNVEEVIGLSYENFKRTIIIPQGKFKEFIELGGKDRTKMMQEIFGLDRFDLTGKTKALYSETRQKYDHLQGQLQRFTTLTKEQIDEVKVQHQKQEQQLKQMTLVFKQEQERYQQLKAVKLDFEALEESRTTLRELEQKEGEVKAQELALLQYEKVEKVFRSLLVEKQQTTLKLNEKTANYQVKLGEFQTKQNQYIQVKETFTTLEKQYESLERERTELAELQLVQAIQETEVTKKTLTERLVKGQEVVVATKKELEQKQILLLAGEKQLKQLKENRVDPMRLIALDKWFTDFEYLEKAAGEWADKQKQLQQEIQRLVQTLEQFEFTTEEEWRERIAKQRTVNQQLHLLVTKELNQLRVSQQLSHYASALHDGEACPLCGALEHPAILEGEDVSKSMQDLEMKLEKIQDDEQILNRKEREIQALLDKKHLLEIQDSEAVNHRKEKQEELIRHQAAYCWNEIESGNKAQLEQLKQQAVQVNQAIEKAENQQQQTIKEVDVVRNNLEKYAEALADIELKQARLEAEIDAKEQQIRLIKLSEKIVVKKEILELEIKAKEQHIVEVEQAYKSQAQLLQQLVPILASLETELKNIQTIQEELTASLQHIDLGVKQGLEVFQFESVQEVEVVLAKNIAVEETRASIQAFMLKIEVLRNQVQQLSKKLESIAFDLPHFQQMELTVTALEQQVKEQTTLVAKVAGEIERLEQDYKEKETLLDQFAQVEKRLKNINLLDNMFKGAGFVNYVSSIYLINLCDIANQRFHRLTHNQLSLQLNESNEFEIIDYLNNGKARSVKTLSGGQSFQVSLSLALALAESVQSLSKSNKNFFFIDEGFGTQDAESVNIVFETLSSLHKENRIVGIISHVDELQERIPLSLSIVKDEEKGSRVLTS is encoded by the coding sequence ATGATACCCATTACATTAACGCTAGAAGGTTTTTATTCCTACCAAGAAAAGCAAGTCATTGATTTTACCCAATTGATTCAAGCTGGGCTGTTTGGAATTTTCGGTAAAGTAGGATCAGGTAAATCGTCAATTTTAGAAGCCATTTCTTTTGGATTATACGGTGAGAGTGAACGATTAAATGCTCGAGATAATCGCGCCTACAATATGATGAACTTAAAGTCAGACCGCATGAGTATTGATTTTGAGTTTTTTAATTTTAAAGAAAAAAAATACCGCATTTACAGAGAATTTAAACGTAATTCCAAACGTTTTGACGACGTCAAGCGAGGAGATGCCGTATTGTATCAATGGAAGGAAGAACAATGGATTCCCTTGCCCGATTTAAATGTAGAAGAGGTAATTGGCTTGAGTTATGAAAATTTCAAACGCACCATTATTATTCCACAGGGAAAATTCAAGGAATTTATTGAATTGGGAGGTAAAGATCGAACCAAAATGATGCAGGAAATCTTTGGGTTGGATCGTTTTGATTTAACGGGAAAAACCAAAGCACTATATAGTGAAACCCGTCAAAAGTACGATCATTTGCAAGGTCAATTGCAGCGTTTTACTACCTTGACCAAAGAACAAATAGACGAAGTTAAGGTACAACACCAAAAACAAGAGCAGCAGTTAAAACAAATGACACTTGTCTTTAAGCAAGAACAAGAGCGTTACCAACAGCTAAAAGCCGTTAAACTCGATTTTGAGGCTTTGGAAGAAAGTCGTACTACCTTACGCGAATTAGAACAAAAAGAAGGAGAGGTAAAAGCACAAGAACTAGCGTTGCTACAGTACGAAAAAGTAGAGAAAGTTTTTCGTTCATTGCTAGTCGAAAAACAGCAAACAACGCTAAAACTCAACGAGAAAACCGCGAATTACCAAGTAAAGCTAGGAGAATTTCAAACCAAGCAAAACCAGTATATTCAGGTCAAAGAAACGTTTACAACTCTTGAAAAACAGTACGAATCTCTTGAAAGAGAGCGAACAGAGTTAGCAGAACTGCAATTGGTTCAGGCTATTCAGGAAACTGAGGTAACGAAGAAGACATTGACAGAACGCTTGGTAAAAGGACAAGAAGTCGTTGTAGCAACCAAAAAGGAATTAGAGCAAAAGCAAATCCTGCTTCTTGCTGGAGAAAAACAACTGAAACAATTAAAGGAAAACCGCGTTGATCCCATGCGTTTAATCGCGTTGGATAAGTGGTTTACCGATTTTGAATACTTAGAAAAAGCAGCAGGTGAATGGGCAGACAAACAAAAGCAGCTGCAACAGGAAATTCAGCGTTTAGTTCAAACACTAGAGCAATTTGAATTTACTACAGAAGAAGAGTGGAGAGAGAGAATAGCGAAACAGCGCACAGTAAATCAACAATTACATTTGTTAGTAACGAAGGAGCTCAATCAGCTACGCGTTTCTCAACAATTGTCGCATTACGCTTCCGCTTTACATGATGGTGAAGCTTGTCCGTTATGTGGTGCATTAGAGCATCCCGCTATTTTAGAGGGAGAAGATGTGTCCAAATCAATGCAAGACTTAGAAATGAAGCTTGAAAAAATTCAAGACGATGAACAGATATTAAATCGAAAAGAAAGAGAAATTCAAGCTTTGCTCGATAAAAAGCATTTGCTTGAAATTCAAGATAGCGAAGCTGTAAATCATCGAAAAGAAAAGCAAGAGGAGCTAATCAGACATCAAGCAGCTTATTGTTGGAATGAAATTGAAAGCGGAAATAAAGCACAACTCGAGCAGTTGAAACAACAAGCGGTACAAGTCAATCAAGCGATAGAAAAAGCCGAGAATCAACAGCAACAAACCATAAAAGAAGTCGATGTTGTTCGAAATAATTTAGAAAAATACGCAGAAGCATTAGCCGATATTGAATTAAAACAGGCGAGATTAGAAGCGGAAATTGACGCCAAAGAACAACAAATACGCTTGATTAAATTGAGTGAAAAAATAGTTGTAAAAAAAGAAATATTAGAGCTGGAAATTAAGGCAAAAGAACAACACATTGTTGAGGTAGAGCAAGCGTATAAATCACAAGCACAGCTCTTGCAACAGTTGGTACCTATTCTTGCTTCTTTAGAAACAGAGTTGAAGAATATACAAACCATACAAGAAGAGTTGACAGCTTCACTTCAACATATTGATTTAGGCGTTAAGCAAGGATTGGAAGTATTTCAATTTGAGTCTGTTCAAGAAGTTGAGGTAGTTTTAGCTAAAAATATAGCAGTAGAAGAGACGCGTGCAAGTATTCAAGCCTTTATGTTGAAAATAGAAGTATTGCGCAATCAAGTACAGCAATTATCGAAAAAACTCGAATCTATTGCTTTTGATTTGCCTCACTTTCAGCAAATGGAACTAACGGTCACAGCATTAGAACAACAAGTGAAGGAACAAACAACCTTAGTAGCAAAAGTAGCAGGTGAAATAGAGCGTTTAGAACAAGACTATAAAGAAAAAGAAACCTTGTTAGATCAGTTTGCTCAAGTTGAAAAGCGATTGAAAAATATCAATCTTCTGGACAATATGTTTAAAGGTGCGGGATTTGTCAACTATGTGTCAAGTATCTATTTGATTAATTTGTGTGATATTGCCAATCAACGCTTCCATCGTTTGACTCATAATCAACTGAGTTTGCAGTTAAATGAAAGTAACGAATTTGAAATCATTGATTATTTGAACAACGGAAAAGCGCGAAGTGTAAAGACATTATCTGGAGGACAAAGTTTTCAAGTGTCTTTATCCCTAGCACTTGCTTTGGCAGAAAGCGTACAGAGTTTATCCAAATCCAATAAGAACTTCTTCTTTATAGATGAGGGATTCGGAACACAAGATGCAGAATCTGTTAACATTGTATTTGAAACGTTGAGTAGCTTACACAAAGAGAATCGCATTGTCGGTATTATCTCCCATGTAGATGAATTACAAGAGCGAATCCCCCTATCGTTGTCTATTGTCAAAGACGAAGAAAAAGGAAGTAGAGTATTGACTTCTTAA
- a CDS encoding metallophosphoesterase family protein: MKVKILHTADWHLGKRLDNFSRIEEQKEVLNEICELADVQQADIVVIAGDLFDTFNPPIEAEDLFYKTLRRLTHNGQRPVIAIAGNHDSPERIDAPDPLARACGILLVGLPNTIVQPMEENEAFTLTQSAEGFVELTLAHLPFPIRIIHTPYANEVRLKKALNVADKTTALNEVLESNWQALATAYCDTAGVNLLISHLYMMKKGGEELEEPDGEKPLKIGNADLIYSDSIPKQIQYTALGHLHRAHQIGEVDRPVVYSGSPLCYSFSEAGQEKYVMMVEVEPNVPATYEKIPLQKGRPLTRKKFNSVDDAVDWLQQHQHHLVELTLVSDTFLKADDIKRIHQAHDGIITIIPVVNLTDQADLNKRKQVNLEQDIQGLFADYFKQKNNGQDPNGEIMDLFNEIIN, translated from the coding sequence ATGAAAGTTAAGATACTACATACGGCAGATTGGCATTTGGGAAAGCGATTAGACAATTTTTCAAGAATAGAAGAACAAAAAGAAGTATTGAATGAAATATGTGAGCTTGCTGATGTACAACAAGCGGATATTGTTGTTATTGCAGGAGATTTATTTGATACTTTTAATCCTCCAATTGAAGCCGAAGATTTGTTCTACAAAACCCTTCGTCGTTTGACGCACAATGGTCAACGTCCCGTTATTGCTATCGCAGGAAATCACGATAGCCCAGAACGCATTGATGCACCAGATCCCTTGGCACGCGCTTGTGGTATCTTACTTGTGGGATTACCCAATACGATTGTACAACCCATGGAAGAAAATGAAGCCTTTACCTTGACGCAATCAGCAGAAGGTTTTGTGGAATTGACTTTGGCTCATCTTCCTTTTCCGATTCGCATTATTCACACGCCTTATGCCAATGAAGTGCGATTGAAAAAAGCATTAAATGTAGCAGATAAAACAACCGCTTTAAATGAAGTATTGGAAAGCAACTGGCAAGCGTTAGCTACAGCGTATTGCGATACAGCAGGCGTTAACCTCTTAATTTCTCATCTGTATATGATGAAAAAAGGAGGAGAAGAACTCGAAGAACCCGATGGAGAAAAACCATTAAAAATAGGAAATGCCGATTTGATTTACAGCGATAGTATTCCCAAGCAAATTCAATATACCGCTTTAGGCCATCTACACCGTGCCCATCAAATTGGAGAAGTAGATCGTCCTGTGGTCTATTCAGGAAGTCCGTTGTGTTATAGCTTTAGTGAAGCAGGGCAGGAAAAATACGTGATGATGGTTGAGGTAGAACCCAATGTACCTGCAACCTACGAGAAAATTCCCTTGCAAAAAGGACGTCCCTTAACGCGAAAGAAATTTAACTCCGTTGACGATGCCGTTGATTGGTTACAACAACATCAACATCATTTAGTAGAGTTGACACTTGTGAGTGATACTTTTTTAAAAGCAGATGATATCAAGCGAATTCACCAAGCACATGACGGTATTATTACCATTATTCCCGTGGTGAATTTAACGGATCAAGCGGATTTGAATAAAAGAAAACAAGTCAACCTTGAACAAGATATTCAGGGGCTATTTGCAGATTATTTTAAACAGAAGAACAATGGACAAGATCCCAATGGAGAAATTATGGATTTGTTCAACGAAATTATAAATTAA
- a CDS encoding toxin-antitoxin system YwqK family antitoxin, with the protein MKRTLLIVAVAFFLFSCKEREINFNQLELRAGVYSELNQLTPYTGIVKQYDENGALKEEAYLQEGKLDRFFTSYFENGQVWEERKLKDGKKEGEAFVYYEDGQVRKHSHWSKGLQIGVFKEYYPNGDLAVETPFKEGKEDGLHQAFYENGQLYEKGLFIKGKKQGFFIGYFDDGKIREEANWNEGLKEGLYKDYFKNGNLSTEATFIKGKKEGIVKDYHSTGTLMIESLWENGEQVEIIKIYEDD; encoded by the coding sequence ATGAAAAGAACCTTATTGATTGTAGCAGTTGCGTTTTTCTTATTCAGCTGTAAAGAAAGAGAAATTAATTTCAATCAACTTGAGCTTAGAGCCGGAGTGTATTCCGAACTGAATCAACTAACTCCTTATACGGGGATTGTTAAACAATATGATGAAAACGGCGCTTTAAAAGAAGAAGCTTACTTACAAGAGGGAAAACTCGATCGTTTTTTTACCTCCTATTTTGAAAATGGACAAGTATGGGAAGAGCGAAAGTTGAAAGACGGAAAGAAAGAGGGAGAAGCCTTTGTTTATTATGAAGATGGACAAGTGAGAAAACACTCCCATTGGAGTAAGGGATTGCAAATAGGGGTTTTTAAAGAATATTATCCCAATGGGGATTTAGCGGTTGAGACCCCATTTAAAGAAGGAAAAGAAGACGGATTGCATCAAGCATTTTATGAAAATGGACAACTTTATGAGAAAGGCCTTTTTATAAAGGGAAAGAAACAAGGTTTTTTTATTGGGTATTTTGACGATGGAAAAATAAGAGAAGAAGCAAATTGGAATGAGGGCTTAAAAGAAGGTTTGTACAAAGACTACTTTAAAAATGGCAATCTAAGTACTGAAGCTACTTTTATCAAAGGAAAAAAAGAGGGTATTGTCAAAGACTATCATTCAACCGGAACCTTGATGATAGAATCCCTGTGGGAGAATGGTGAACAAGTAGAGATTATAAAAATATACGAAGACGACTAG
- a CDS encoding DsbA family oxidoreductase, protein MKVEIWSDVMCPFCYVGKKHFENALEQLPFKDKIEVEWKSFQLDPTLPVEGASQSTIDYLVNRKGMPKEQIEGMMNHLQQAGSAVGIEFRQDISIPVNTFRAHRLIHFAQSKGKGNEMEEALFLAHFTEGKNVGEIEVLTELATSIGLNKEEVVTLLNSDAHTQEVKNDIEEAQTLGISGVPFFVVDRKYGISGAQPIDTFAEAITQAYQESQPQFEMKGNTDANSCGPDGCEI, encoded by the coding sequence ATGAAAGTAGAAATATGGTCAGATGTGATGTGTCCTTTTTGTTATGTTGGAAAGAAACACTTTGAAAACGCATTAGAACAATTGCCTTTTAAAGATAAAATTGAAGTAGAGTGGAAGAGTTTTCAGTTGGATCCAACTTTGCCTGTAGAAGGAGCTTCTCAATCAACGATTGATTATCTAGTGAATAGAAAAGGTATGCCGAAAGAGCAAATTGAAGGGATGATGAATCACTTACAACAAGCAGGATCTGCCGTTGGAATTGAATTTAGACAAGATATTTCAATTCCAGTAAATACCTTTAGAGCACACCGTTTAATTCACTTTGCTCAAAGTAAAGGCAAAGGGAATGAAATGGAAGAGGCCTTGTTCTTGGCACACTTTACAGAAGGAAAGAACGTAGGAGAAATTGAGGTATTAACGGAGTTAGCGACTAGTATTGGTTTGAATAAAGAGGAAGTCGTTACTTTATTAAACAGTGATGCACATACACAAGAAGTGAAAAACGATATTGAAGAAGCACAAACGTTGGGAATTTCAGGAGTTCCTTTCTTTGTAGTAGATCGAAAATACGGTATCTCAGGTGCCCAACCGATTGACACGTTTGCAGAAGCCATTACACAGGCATACCAAGAAAGTCAACCACAATTTGAGATGAAAGGCAATACAGATGCTAATTCATGTGGTCCTGATGGATGTGAAATCTAA
- a CDS encoding DUF4886 domain-containing protein, producing MKQQYILFLLVFTSILSYGQIRKSVYFIGNSYTYYNDLPLLTQKVAHSAGDFLDFEQTTAGGASLQNHLYNEVVTTKINSKAWDYVVLQEQSQRPALNDSYTFPYAAALNERIKNSSPCAKTLFYMTWGYKTGDPSNCNAGLTYMCTYEGMDDKIYDSYMRLALENQAHVSPVGNVWRKIRQQYPAYELYDRDNSHPSPLGSMVAAYTFYTVIFKKDPTLTTFNGTLSAEQALNIKRIVKETVYDDFEKWFIGVHYNEAKYTYEITDSSTIHFSNITPNTQAVHWDFGDGTTSTANNPIHAYEQTGQFTVTLTVTSCNDTYSYTETVNIETLSTTKFDQSTFAIYPNPTRDYLFVQTALEASFSIHDMAGKRIIPTVNQQAGVYQLDVRTLTKGTYFVQIQTSNSQEQFKFVVK from the coding sequence ATGAAACAACAGTACATCTTATTTCTTCTTGTTTTCACTTCGATCCTGTCTTATGGACAAATTCGAAAATCAGTTTATTTCATTGGTAATAGTTATACCTATTACAATGATTTACCCCTTTTAACGCAAAAAGTAGCACACTCAGCAGGTGATTTTCTTGATTTTGAACAAACTACAGCTGGAGGAGCTAGTTTACAAAATCATCTCTATAACGAAGTGGTGACAACAAAGATTAATAGCAAAGCTTGGGATTATGTAGTTTTACAAGAACAAAGTCAAAGACCTGCCTTGAACGACTCGTATACCTTTCCGTATGCTGCTGCATTAAACGAACGCATAAAAAATTCTTCTCCATGTGCTAAGACTTTATTTTATATGACTTGGGGGTACAAAACGGGTGATCCGTCCAACTGCAACGCAGGTTTAACCTATATGTGTACATATGAGGGTATGGATGATAAGATTTACGATTCCTATATGCGTTTAGCCTTGGAGAACCAAGCACATGTTTCACCTGTAGGCAACGTGTGGAGAAAAATACGCCAACAATACCCAGCTTATGAACTGTATGATCGCGACAATTCACATCCCTCCCCTCTAGGTTCAATGGTGGCCGCTTATACTTTTTACACCGTTATTTTCAAAAAAGACCCCACGCTAACTACTTTTAATGGAACCTTATCTGCTGAACAGGCACTTAATATTAAGCGCATTGTCAAAGAAACTGTTTACGATGATTTTGAAAAATGGTTTATTGGGGTTCACTACAACGAAGCGAAATACACCTATGAAATAACTGATTCTTCCACTATTCACTTTAGCAATATTACGCCCAATACACAGGCGGTTCATTGGGATTTTGGAGATGGAACAACTTCAACAGCGAACAATCCGATACACGCCTATGAGCAAACGGGGCAATTTACAGTTACACTTACCGTGACAAGTTGTAATGACACCTATTCTTATACAGAAACCGTGAACATTGAAACGTTAAGTACTACAAAATTTGATCAAAGTACGTTTGCTATTTATCCCAATCCAACTCGTGATTACCTCTTTGTTCAAACAGCTTTAGAGGCTAGCTTTTCGATTCATGATATGGCTGGAAAGAGAATCATTCCTACGGTAAATCAACAAGCTGGAGTGTACCAATTGGATGTTCGAACCTTAACAAAAGGTACTTATTTTGTGCAAATACAAACATCAAATAGTCAAGAACAATTTAAATTTGTAGTAAAATAA
- a CDS encoding AAA family ATPase: protein MRRLTIRNIGPIQSVCIDLKRINVLIGLQSSGKSTINKIACHCSWVEKEILLKQSVEVFEQGSYFSDQLIEFHKLEGFLNEYSFIEYETDFIFFSYSHHNLSFSFQWKLTNSNLQYNRTKTLYIPAERNIVAVIPNWFDIKLDNSNLRSFMSAWQEARNFYNKSSFPILDLGVVYRYNEEIDRDELILSRDSRKIYFRNASSGLQSLIPLYTLIKYYTFDLFSKYNKTDFIKNLSTVTILAREYKLHEESLKKKVQENIDVDQIKKRVLNKITSQETSLDHLEEEINTEINRIVSSDTFSNTIFEIMSSKLEGFSHTDLTPLERKELEQVYKTNTEQQCSIFLEEPEVNLFPTTQRELVKYLVQSTYHNEEGRMHSLFITTHSPYILTTLNNLIYASDCAKNSTDVPTIIAEDYWVNFDDVGVWFVKNGTIECILDQEERQIDATKIDEVSQLLNNEFDNLLNTQYHEV from the coding sequence ATGAGAAGATTAACAATTAGAAATATTGGACCAATTCAATCCGTTTGTATAGATTTAAAACGTATTAATGTTTTAATAGGTCTTCAGAGTTCAGGGAAGAGTACCATTAATAAAATAGCCTGTCATTGCTCTTGGGTAGAGAAAGAAATCTTACTTAAACAATCAGTTGAAGTTTTTGAACAAGGTTCCTATTTTTCAGATCAATTAATAGAATTTCACAAACTTGAAGGTTTTCTGAATGAATATTCTTTTATTGAATATGAAACAGACTTTATCTTTTTTAGTTATTCGCATCACAATCTTAGCTTTTCATTTCAATGGAAATTAACTAATTCAAATTTACAGTACAATAGAACCAAAACCTTATACATTCCAGCTGAACGCAATATTGTAGCTGTTATACCCAATTGGTTTGACATCAAACTAGACAACTCTAACTTGCGTAGTTTCATGTCTGCATGGCAGGAAGCAAGGAATTTCTATAACAAAAGCTCATTTCCTATCTTAGATTTAGGAGTTGTTTATCGCTATAATGAAGAAATAGACAGAGACGAATTAATTTTATCACGTGACAGTAGAAAAATATATTTCAGAAATGCTTCTAGTGGATTACAATCACTTATCCCATTGTATACCTTAATTAAGTATTACACATTTGATTTATTTTCAAAATACAATAAAACTGATTTCATCAAAAATCTAAGTACAGTAACCATCTTAGCTAGGGAATACAAACTTCATGAAGAGTCGTTAAAGAAAAAAGTTCAAGAAAACATAGATGTTGACCAAATAAAAAAACGGGTTTTAAATAAAATCACATCACAAGAAACTAGCTTAGATCATTTAGAAGAGGAAATTAATACTGAAATCAATAGAATTGTATCTAGTGATACGTTTTCAAACACTATTTTTGAAATTATGAGTTCGAAATTAGAAGGTTTTAGTCATACGGATTTAACTCCTCTAGAAAGAAAAGAATTAGAACAGGTCTATAAAACTAATACCGAACAGCAATGTAGTATCTTCTTGGAAGAACCAGAAGTCAATTTATTTCCTACGACTCAACGAGAACTTGTGAAGTATTTGGTCCAATCCACTTATCACAATGAGGAAGGAAGAATGCATAGTTTATTTATCACTACGCATAGTCCGTATATCCTGACTACACTGAATAATTTAATTTATGCATCTGATTGTGCAAAGAACAGTACAGATGTTCCAACCATTATAGCAGAAGATTATTGGGTAAACTTTGATGATGTAGGCGTGTGGTTTGTGAAAAATGGGACGATTGAATGCATCTTAGATCAAGAAGAAAGACAAATTGATGCTACTAAGATTGATGAAGTATCTCAGCTTTTAAACAATGAGTTTGACAACCTTTTAAATACACAGTATCATGAGGTTTAA
- a CDS encoding CynX/NimT family MFS transporter, with protein sequence MSHSIDKEIEKVSKTKEILMLLGVIFIASNLRAPLTSVGPVIGEISQSLALSNTTAGLVTTIPLMAFAFLSGMVPRFSRKYGMEFVLLLSLILLSIGLLIRPLGTIVSLFLGAALVGTAITVGNVLMPAFIKNNFPHKVGSMMGIYSVAMNLTAALAAGFSISLGTYTAMGWKGSIGIWLVLSLVTIFVWIPQVKKKKVDPIKGNFAVEEQTVNLYKSGLAWAVTVFMGVQSLLFYCLAAWLPKVMQTWGMSVEDSGWILSYVQFAQLPMTFIGAIIASKMNNQKLLALVVGVLFMVGIGGILLFRTDYILLWCILIGLASGLAFSLSMLFFVLRTRSTVQSAELSGMAQSFGYLIAACGPPIFGALFDLSKDWMYSLLFLFIMSVTLLISGIIAGRDTWVK encoded by the coding sequence ATGAGTCATTCAATAGATAAAGAGATAGAAAAAGTTTCGAAAACAAAAGAAATCTTGATGCTGCTAGGGGTTATATTTATTGCATCCAATCTTCGTGCCCCTCTAACTTCAGTAGGGCCTGTGATTGGTGAAATAAGTCAATCCTTAGCTTTGTCTAATACCACAGCAGGTTTAGTAACCACGATTCCACTGATGGCTTTCGCTTTCTTATCGGGTATGGTGCCCAGGTTCTCTAGAAAATACGGCATGGAATTCGTTTTGCTTCTTTCTTTAATCTTACTGAGTATTGGATTGCTTATTCGTCCATTAGGTACTATTGTTTCTCTTTTTTTAGGTGCCGCTTTAGTGGGAACTGCGATTACCGTTGGCAATGTATTGATGCCCGCTTTTATAAAAAATAATTTCCCTCATAAAGTAGGAAGTATGATGGGGATTTACTCCGTTGCCATGAATTTAACCGCCGCATTAGCTGCAGGTTTCAGTATTAGCTTAGGGACTTATACCGCTATGGGATGGAAGGGATCTATTGGAATTTGGCTAGTACTTTCTTTGGTGACGATTTTTGTTTGGATTCCACAAGTGAAGAAAAAGAAAGTAGATCCTATTAAGGGCAATTTTGCAGTAGAAGAACAAACCGTAAATCTTTACAAATCAGGATTAGCCTGGGCGGTAACTGTATTTATGGGTGTGCAGTCACTCTTGTTCTACTGTTTAGCTGCTTGGTTACCGAAAGTGATGCAAACCTGGGGAATGTCCGTAGAAGATTCAGGATGGATCTTGTCTTATGTACAATTCGCTCAATTGCCTATGACGTTTATTGGCGCTATTATCGCCAGTAAAATGAATAACCAAAAACTATTAGCTTTAGTCGTAGGAGTCTTGTTTATGGTGGGAATCGGAGGGATTCTACTCTTCCGCACAGACTATATTCTCCTTTGGTGTATTCTTATTGGATTGGCAAGTGGTTTGGCTTTCAGTTTGTCCATGTTGTTCTTTGTATTGCGTACGCGAAGTACAGTACAATCCGCAGAATTATCAGGTATGGCACAGTCGTTTGGCTATTTAATTGCCGCTTGTGGTCCTCCCATTTTTGGAGCGCTATTTGATCTTTCTAAAGATTGGATGTATTCCCTTTTGTTCTTGTTTATTATGTCTGTAACACTTTTGATATCAGGGATTATTGCAGGAAGAGATACTTGGGTAAAGTAA
- a CDS encoding helix-turn-helix domain-containing protein yields MYGPELVDQVRKNGFVWHAENWKHNNEFHQHHKAQLVFVESGYQYLHTTNNQFLLPQHHAAWIPSNLPHKTTAASESVSLRTLYFNTDGMPPFYEELYLFSVPAVLREMIMYTEKWSLNMEYRQSEQTFLLAILEELPSFIQESIPLLTPVPKSANLVAVTAHIHQKYGTSITIDELASIGFVSVRTLERQFKKETGISLAKYIQMVRIIKSLELLSEGNLNIGEIAFRVGYSSAQSYSNVFTKLLGKRPSEYFETHPK; encoded by the coding sequence ATGTACGGACCAGAATTAGTCGATCAAGTAAGGAAAAATGGATTTGTTTGGCATGCAGAAAATTGGAAGCACAACAATGAATTTCACCAGCACCACAAAGCGCAACTCGTATTTGTGGAGTCAGGATACCAATACTTACACACGACGAATAATCAGTTTTTATTACCTCAGCATCATGCGGCTTGGATTCCGTCCAACTTACCGCATAAAACGACTGCTGCTTCGGAGTCTGTTTCATTGCGTACGCTTTATTTTAACACCGATGGCATGCCTCCTTTTTATGAGGAGCTGTATTTATTTTCTGTTCCTGCGGTATTGAGAGAAATGATTATGTACACTGAAAAATGGTCGTTGAACATGGAATATCGCCAGAGTGAGCAGACTTTTTTACTTGCTATTTTAGAAGAGCTACCTTCTTTTATTCAGGAGTCAATTCCTTTACTAACCCCTGTTCCTAAATCAGCCAATTTAGTAGCTGTTACGGCCCATATTCACCAAAAATATGGCACTTCAATTACGATAGATGAATTAGCGTCCATTGGTTTTGTCAGTGTACGAACGCTCGAACGTCAATTTAAAAAAGAGACGGGTATTAGTTTAGCGAAGTACATCCAAATGGTTCGCATAATAAAATCGCTAGAGCTTTTAAGCGAAGGAAACCTCAACATTGGTGAAATTGCCTTTCGCGTGGGATACAGTAGTGCCCAATCCTATAGCAATGTTTTTACAAAACTACTAGGCAAACGCCCCAGTGAATATTTTGAAACACACCCTAAATAA